From a region of the Xanthomonas rydalmerensis genome:
- the aroQ gene encoding type II 3-dehydroquinate dehydratase, which translates to MARLLLLHGPNLNLLGTREPGVYGHATLAQIDAALQAQASAAGHQLESLQSNAEHVLVERVQAARGDGTAFILINPAAFTHTSVALRDALAAVAIPFIEIHLSNPHSREPFRHHSYFSDHAVGVVCGFGADSYRYAMDAALTRLGAAA; encoded by the coding sequence ATGGCGCGACTGTTGCTGCTGCACGGCCCCAACCTCAACCTGCTCGGCACCCGCGAGCCGGGCGTGTACGGCCATGCCACCCTGGCGCAGATCGATGCCGCGCTGCAGGCCCAGGCCAGCGCCGCCGGCCACCAGCTGGAGAGCCTGCAGTCCAACGCCGAGCACGTGCTGGTGGAGCGGGTGCAGGCCGCGCGCGGCGACGGGACCGCCTTCATCCTGATCAACCCGGCCGCCTTCACCCATACCTCGGTGGCGCTGCGCGACGCGCTGGCGGCGGTGGCGATCCCGTTCATCGAGATCCACCTGTCCAACCCGCACAGCCGCGAGCCGTTCCGCCACCACAGCTATTTCAGCGACCACGCGGTCGGCGTGGTCTGCGGCTTCGGTGCCGACAGCTACCGCTACGCGATGGACGCGGCGCTGACCCGGCTGGGAGCGGCCGCATGA
- the accB gene encoding acetyl-CoA carboxylase biotin carboxyl carrier protein has protein sequence MDLRKIKKLIDLLEESNLAEIEIKEGEESVRLARTPKGMTASAPQYLAAAPVAAPAAAAPMPMSSPTEASTGGSAKPGNALPEGHVLRAPMVGTFYTSPSPDKPAFVSVGQSVKAGETLAIIEAMKMFNPIEADVSGTIVAILGESGQPVEFDQPLFVIG, from the coding sequence ATGGATCTCCGCAAAATCAAGAAACTGATCGACCTGCTGGAAGAATCGAATCTCGCCGAGATCGAGATCAAAGAAGGCGAGGAAAGCGTGCGCCTGGCGCGCACCCCCAAGGGCATGACCGCCAGCGCGCCGCAGTACCTGGCCGCCGCCCCCGTGGCCGCGCCGGCCGCCGCCGCGCCGATGCCGATGAGCTCGCCCACCGAGGCCTCCACCGGCGGCAGCGCCAAGCCCGGCAACGCCCTGCCCGAGGGCCACGTGCTGCGCGCGCCGATGGTCGGCACCTTCTACACCTCGCCGTCGCCGGACAAGCCCGCCTTCGTCAGCGTCGGCCAGTCGGTCAAGGCCGGCGAGACCCTGGCGATCATCGAGGCGATGAAGATGTTCAACCCGATCGAAGCCGACGTCTCCGGCACCATCGTCGCGATCCTGGGCGAAAGCGGCCAGCCGGTGGAGTTCGACCAGCCGTTGTTCGTGATTGGCTGA